The Coleofasciculus sp. FACHB-T130 genome segment AATTTTGGCGCGACTCTAAAACGGTTTTTAGCTGTTCGTCCGACTTGATTAACAAGTCGTTTTGCTTAGACTGCAAATCTAACTGTCGAGTCTGTTCCTCACTGATGCGACTAGCAGTGCGAATCCGATCTTCAGCACCGGCGATCGCTTCTTCTCTGATTCTTTTTTGAGCAGAAATCTGGAAGTCAAGTGCCTGAATCGCCTGCTGGTTTAACTGGGACTCAAGCTGCCTGCGCTCGGACACAGAAATATTCTGCTTCAGTTTTTCACGGGTAAGCGCCGATTCGGCTTCTAGCGATCGCGCGAGACGGTTTAATGAAATGACTTATTTCTCTTCTTGCAACTCTTTAAGATAATAATTCCTGAATATACGGAACGCACTCATAGGGCGAACTTTTAGCAAAATTATTGATAAATCTAATGGTAGGAACGCCTATGTCCGCTAGCATCGCCATTTGACGATTATCTTTATTAATGTTTTCGTCATTTAACCAGTGCTGATTCCCATCAACTTCAACAACACAAAGTTTTCCAGTTTCCAGGTTCAAGCACACAATATCAGCGGTGTAATAGGGTTCTATCTGAACTTGGTGGCAAGGATAGATTCCGGAGGTTTTAGAAAGTGCATTAAAAAGCTGATCTTCCCCTGGACCTATAAAGCCTTGAGCGCGTGTGATTTGTATTTCTTCTTGAGAATGCACTCTCCATGATTTCTGCTTCCAAACTTCGTTAATAGCAACCTTTGTTAATTGCTTCTGCTCTTTTTGCTTAAGAAGGTGCGCTTCCTTGTCCTTTTCCCACTTAGGCAAACGCACTGTCTGATAATCATTTAGATGCTTTTTATATATTTCAAATCTTCTTTGGTTTTTTATGCTTGCTTCTTTTCTCGCCTTTTTGTAATTAGGAAATTTGTATATGAAAGCCCATGCCCAAATTCCCATCAATCCAAAAAAAGCCAAAACATTAATTCTAGGAATTAAAAGGAAAAAGCACAAAGCTACGGTTAACCAAATAGGCTTCCAGTCTTCAACTTTAATCAATTCAGGTTTTTCGGGAGGACTCGGCTCTCTTAAATACCCATCGGTAAAACTTAGTTGTTGAATATGCCCTTGGTTGGGAGTTGTGCATTGATAGATACGGGCAGGGCAGTATTCGTCGCGCAGGTTCCCTTGAGTCATTACATCAGTACATGGCGGGACAATTTTAGGATTCCCAATACTTAGGCTATATATTGCGATCACCTTCATTCCTACCGCGAAAATTTCGGCCTTACAAATTCGCGCCCCTCATCCCTGATTACCCCATCGCTCCTTATGGCTAATCTAGAGGCGGGTTTTTTGGTGATTGGGGAGGGAGCGATCTATTGGTTTGGCATCGATATCCACGACGACATTAACTCTCGCCCCCAAGTCGCTGCTCTATTAGTTCCTGGGGCGTTATCCCCAATTCTTTCGCCTGAGCCGCCAGTTGCTCGTAAGATGAGCGTGTTCGCGATATAAATTGCTTCTTATATTGATGAGCCTAGTGTTATTTTAAGAGTTCTTTGATAGCTATCTGTTTTTATAAGATTTCTGGTATTTAGGATGCATCATACACAGCGAGCAACTAGCTATCAATGGCACAGATGACTTTGAGAAGGCAGGGTAGTTACAACTAAATTACTGGTCCCGAAGGCTCAGTGCGATAGCTTAAGTGTTCCAGATGGAATTCAACGGTTTCACGCATATCGCGGAGTGTGAATTCCATTTCAGAAACCGCTTCGCACTTGCGTAAAATCACATTGCCGCAATCCTTTGTCTTATCTAAAAGCCTTGGAAATTCTGTTTTCAAGCTTTGTGCAATATTTTCAGACATTTGGCGGTAATCATCTTTATCAGTGATATAAACAATGTTGAGCGAGAGTTCATACGGTTCTTCGGGAGGAAGTTCCTCTTCGGGGTCATAGGAAAGACGGAAAGACAATATTCCAGAAGAATTTTTCTTACCTTTCTTCTCAATGTATGCGAAAACTTCACGAAGCCTATCAACGAGGCTGTTCGGTAGAGCATGGCGACGATATCTAGCAGCTAACCAACTTTGAAGAATTTGCCGAGAATCAGTGAGTTTATAAGTATCATCAGGCTGAACTGCCTCAAGCTTATCCTTCTGTACTATCAATCTTTTTGAGGAGAGCAGTTCGAGGGAAACAAGTTTTTCACCGTCTGTGTAATCTAAGTGTAAAACGCGCGGATTTTTCCCATGCGTGTAATTCCCATTGCTTTGCTCCAAGATACGAGCAAAGATGAATTCTACAGCAGGTTCAGCATCCAGATTGTCATTGGCGATATCGCAATCATGAGATATTGCTATAGCTAGAACAGTATCAGGCATATCGGTCAAGCCTACTGCCTGAAAGTCTTTCCGAGCCAGCACGCTACCCTGTCGCCATCTGGTGTTTCGGGACCAAGGCATTTCTAACACTAACTCCTCTCATAGATAGCCACAGAAGATTCACCTAACACATCGTCGAGCGATCTCAAGTGTTTGCCAACACTCTTAGGTTCACGACGGGTCTGAGCTTCCTTATCGGCTATTGCCTTGATAGTAGCTAAAGCCTCTACAGGGTCTTCATCTGTTCTGAGTATATCGAGCAAGGAACGTCCGTTTAAAATTGGACGATTTACCAACTTATCTAGACGGATGATGTTTGCTTGATGAAATTTATCAGCGGCGCGGGACAATTGCTGAATACGTATTACTGCTTCTCCCTTTGGCTCTTGTCCTGCCAACCAAGCATAGACTGTAGGACGAGTGACCCCTAGAACAGAGGCTAAATCAGACATACTTATAGCAAATACATCACGGATGTTAGCAACATGCTCAGCAGGCGATCTTGTATCAATCTGCTTTGCCCTACAAGGTTCGACATGTATACGTGGATCGTAATATTGATTTAGTACCTTAGGCGTACCATGTGGCGTCATAACACCACCAGTACCTGATGTCCAAATCCATATGGGGGCGCGAATTACCCTAGCTTGATGAGGACTATTAGTTTTTATAGGATAAAGAGGAGTTTTGGGATATGGCTTTGTCATTTTCTTAAGCCCACTTTTCTCTAGCGTAGTCAGTTACCGCAACCTTGAAAGCATTCGTGATGATGTCATGTGCTTTCTGAAGTTGATCTTCAACTTCTATGAGATTAAACTCGTTTCGCTTAGCAACAAAATAGTCAGTATCCAACACAGCATTCCGACCATTAATTTCTGCAAATCGGGCTTGTAGTTCGAGCTGTAACGGAAACAAGTCAGGTGATAAAGCTAATGCCCCATCTGTAATAACTGCTCTAGCAACTAAGTTGCCATCCTCAATAGCTGTGACCGTTTCGGTAAAGCTATGGCTTAGACGACCCTCTAGATTTGCAGAAAAGCCAAGCAGAGATGGGTTCAAATATTGTTGTAGGGTATCGTTACCTATCGGAGTAACAGCATCAAGATAACGCATTCCAATCCGTTCAACATAAGCCAAGTCAACAATTTCGTGAACTAGCTTTAAACCAGAGAGGGTCTTTTCCAAGAAATCTGCAAAGGTATCGTACGTAGTAGTGTGAAAAACCAAGGCATTTGAGAGTAACCAATATCCTTCAGTGCGTTTAGTATTCGTAAAGCTCCAGCGCATATGCTGCGTAGGCTGAACGTCAGGTTCTGCTTCATCTAGTCGGCGAATTGTGAGTTCAAATTGATTTTCGGCTCGGAAATCAGGGAACCCGCTTCGGCGCAGGCGCTCCTGCAAACGGGCAACATAATCCGACATTTGGGCAATTGGGTTAAATTGAACCTGAGCCAGTGTATAGAACACGGGCGCAAGAGTCATTCTCGACGGCGCTGTTGTCATATACCCCGCAAGGATTTCATAGTTCTACTTTACACCTCATTTTACACTTTTATAACCTTAGATTTAGATAAATAAAATTTTGGTTTGGAATAACGGTTAAGAACGATGGACTTCATCAAAAATAATCAGGTCAAAAAAAGCTGGGATAAATTGTTGATAAAATCGCGCCAAAGTTTGCATTCCGCTGACGGTCTTTAATGTTGGCAACTTGCCTTGCGATCGCCTTCACCCCTTGCCCCTGATTTCCTCTTCAATTAAGCGAATGATTCCGTACTTGCGATCGCCTTTACCCCTCGCTCCTGATTTCTTCCCCAAAATCCCATAAAGTAAGCTGAATGAAAGTTTTATTCCAGGGTTGCGCGAATCGGGATTTTCTCTTGCGTTCGTTTGGGAGTCTGGGCGTATCAAGGTTTGAGGTTGGTTGAGGCGGAGTAGGGGGAATAAATCCCCCCGCCCCGCGCGATCGGTTGCCATATTCAGGCAACGGTGCTGATTGCTCAGCTTCCGCCTGCGCCGAGAGCATTTCGCCCCCCTTCAGCGGCATGAGTTCCCACCCCCAAGGGCGGTACTTTCCCGAACTCAGGAAACTTGAATTAAGCAGATGGTTCCGTGAAGCGTTGGTGTCTGCTTGCTGTGTAATCCCGAAAGCTTTGCAAATGGGATTAACACAGATAAATTCTGACTGGCTGCGGCGATTCCCCTTGGAGCCACAGCGGTGACAATTCTGACTGGAATGCGGTGCATGGGTGCGCTCTGCTTCTCTTCCCCATACTTTCGCCTTGGTTTCAATTTTGGCTCTCAAGTCACCAATCGCCACATCCAGTAAGCTGCGATTTAAGCCAGCTTTCGCTTTAGCCCCATTCCGCTCGTGCCCTTTGCCGTCTTCTTTTAGTACAGCTTTAGGGCGGCGAGTCATGTTTTGTAGCTTCGTGTCTTCAATTGCCAATGCCCCATACTCCCGCACCAATTTTGTGCTGAGTTTGTGGTTAAAGGCGTTACGAGTGCGGCGAATTTTCTCGTGTTGCAGCGCAATAAATCGCTTGGTTTTTTTAGCGCTGCTGCTGTCTTTCTGCTGTCGCGCTAGCTTCCGCTGCAACCTGCGAAGGCGCTTTGTTTTGCTGTTTAGTAGTCTGGGATTCGGGACTAATCGCCCTTGGTCGGTGGCGATCACTGCTGTCACGCCTGGGTCAATCCCCACAGCTTTATCGTTTGCTGGCAGCGTGACTTCTTCTGAAGGCACGCACACCTGAAGATAATATCCAGAAGGTTCTTTAAGAATTCTGGCACTGCCATATTCTTCGGTCATGAAGCGCTTGAAAAAGCCTTTGACGTACAGCTTACCTAGCTTGGGAAAGTGGACATGACCGTTATCGCCACCCGGTATTCTTTTGGGGTTTAGCTCTTTATATTTGCCGCCGGCATTGAGGTTGACGAGCGATTTTAATTTATCGTATTTACCCTTAAACTTTGGCTTCCTGCCGGGATGTTTAGGGTTGGCGTAAGCTTTCCAAGACTTGTTTAAAGCGTCATTTACACCACTTTTGAACTTACATGGAACGTCTTGCAGCCATTCAGGAATGCGATGGCTCCTGAAAAACTCGCACTGTGCGAATTTCTTCGGATTTTCAATGTCTCGGCAGGTGCGGATCTCGCAGAATTTATGCCCTGCTTTGGTTTTTCTGACTCCTATTCCTACTAATTTGCCATCCTTCCACTTGAGTTTCAGGCTCTCTGGGATAGGGCGATCTACCTTCTTCCTCCAGCGCCGCTGTTGTGCCTCTAGGCGAATCTCCAACCCCCGGTTCCAAACCCACTTTAGTTGCTCCAGCCACAGATCGATTGTTTGTGACTGGGCGACGGTTGGGTAGATTTTGAATTCGAGGGTCTTCATGGGCGATCGCTCTCTTCATCTGGCACATATCTCAAAAAGTCTCCCGGCTGCGCGGCATAAGTCCGGCAAATTGCATCCTGAGCTTCCTTGGAAGGGTAAGCAGCACGCTTCCGGAACAGGCGGTAAGCCGTAGCTTGAGCCAGTCCTGTATCTTTCCAAAATTGGTAAGGCGTTTCTACTCCTCT includes the following:
- a CDS encoding DUF559 domain-containing protein, giving the protein MKVIAIYSLSIGNPKIVPPCTDVMTQGNLRDEYCPARIYQCTTPNQGHIQQLSFTDGYLREPSPPEKPELIKVEDWKPIWLTVALCFFLLIPRINVLAFFGLMGIWAWAFIYKFPNYKKARKEASIKNQRRFEIYKKHLNDYQTVRLPKWEKDKEAHLLKQKEQKQLTKVAINEVWKQKSWRVHSQEEIQITRAQGFIGPGEDQLFNALSKTSGIYPCHQVQIEPYYTADIVCLNLETGKLCVVEVDGNQHWLNDENINKDNRQMAMLADIGVPTIRFINNFAKSSPYECVPYIQELLS
- a CDS encoding TIGR04255 family protein, with product MTLAPVFYTLAQVQFNPIAQMSDYVARLQERLRRSGFPDFRAENQFELTIRRLDEAEPDVQPTQHMRWSFTNTKRTEGYWLLSNALVFHTTTYDTFADFLEKTLSGLKLVHEIVDLAYVERIGMRYLDAVTPIGNDTLQQYLNPSLLGFSANLEGRLSHSFTETVTAIEDGNLVARAVITDGALALSPDLFPLQLELQARFAEINGRNAVLDTDYFVAKRNEFNLIEVEDQLQKAHDIITNAFKVAVTDYAREKWA
- the c2c8 gene encoding type V CRISPR-associated protein C2c8 → MKTLEFKIYPTVAQSQTIDLWLEQLKWVWNRGLEIRLEAQQRRWRKKVDRPIPESLKLKWKDGKLVGIGVRKTKAGHKFCEIRTCRDIENPKKFAQCEFFRSHRIPEWLQDVPCKFKSGVNDALNKSWKAYANPKHPGRKPKFKGKYDKLKSLVNLNAGGKYKELNPKRIPGGDNGHVHFPKLGKLYVKGFFKRFMTEEYGSARILKEPSGYYLQVCVPSEEVTLPANDKAVGIDPGVTAVIATDQGRLVPNPRLLNSKTKRLRRLQRKLARQQKDSSSAKKTKRFIALQHEKIRRTRNAFNHKLSTKLVREYGALAIEDTKLQNMTRRPKAVLKEDGKGHERNGAKAKAGLNRSLLDVAIGDLRAKIETKAKVWGREAERTHAPHSSQNCHRCGSKGNRRSQSEFICVNPICKAFGITQQADTNASRNHLLNSSFLSSGKYRPWGWELMPLKGGEMLSAQAEAEQSAPLPEYGNRSRGAGGFIPPTPPQPTSNLDTPRLPNERKRKSRFAQPWNKTFIQLTLWDFGEEIRSEG
- a CDS encoding helix-turn-helix transcriptional regulator, with product MAMINTLEDFLKGRGVETPYQFWKDTGLAQATAYRLFRKRAAYPSKEAQDAICRTYAAQPGDFLRYVPDEESDRP